One region of uncultured Sulfurimonas sp. genomic DNA includes:
- a CDS encoding response regulator, with protein sequence MNISKELKVFAKDLTLLIVEDDKELNNELVEISNLFFKDVKFAYDGKEGLEVYKQKHFDIVLSDITMPHVNGIELSKQIKNINSNQNIIILSAHSEISHLINLIDIGIKQFVHKPFSDEEFLYRLLKVCEKIVLSKDIQEDKKDKEVPVKKEIKVVETEEKVVETKVQTMTNHIPLDVNDFFASLQNDTVAWGAIAGDINLLLELNEDFESYISLIYTNKLNNNALYSISSILKKMYTILTQIAAMSSMTNVLFNLANFVEEVDYSQLNDEQKNKFKILEFIYDDISRFIETVFVYKDAIDIHYLEDSLNSSIEQLKQSIYNLPFEEEELELF encoded by the coding sequence ATGAATATATCCAAAGAACTAAAAGTTTTTGCAAAAGATTTAACTCTTTTAATTGTAGAAGATGATAAAGAGTTAAACAACGAACTTGTAGAGATATCAAATCTTTTTTTTAAAGATGTAAAGTTTGCATATGATGGAAAAGAGGGTTTAGAAGTTTACAAACAAAAGCATTTTGATATAGTTTTAAGTGATATAACTATGCCTCATGTTAATGGGATTGAACTTTCTAAACAAATCAAAAATATAAATAGCAACCAAAACATAATCATTTTATCTGCTCACAGTGAGATTTCACACCTTATAAATCTTATAGATATTGGTATAAAACAATTTGTTCACAAACCATTTAGTGATGAAGAGTTTTTATACCGCTTATTAAAAGTTTGTGAAAAGATAGTTTTGTCCAAAGATATTCAAGAAGATAAAAAAGACAAAGAAGTTCCAGTAAAAAAGGAAATAAAAGTAGTTGAAACAGAAGAAAAAGTAGTAGAAACAAAGGTACAAACTATGACTAATCATATACCACTTGATGTAAATGACTTTTTTGCTTCTCTACAAAATGACACAGTAGCTTGGGGTGCAATAGCTGGAGATATAAATCTACTTTTAGAACTAAATGAAGATTTTGAAAGTTATATAAGTCTTATATATACAAACAAACTAAATAACAACGCCCTATATTCAATCAGTTCAATTTTAAAAAAAATGTACACAATCTTAACTCAAATAGCTGCAATGTCTAGCATGACTAATGTATTGTTTAATCTTGCTAATTTTGTAGAAGAAGTTGACTACTCACAACTAAACGATGAACAAAAAAACAAGTTTAAAATACTAGAGTTTATATATGATGATATCTCAAGATTTATAGAGACTGTCTTTGTTTATAAAGATGCCATAGATATTCACTATCTTGAAGACTCTCTAAATAGCTCTATAGAACAACTAAAACAAAGCATCTACAACCTTCCTTTTGAAGAAGAAGAATTGGAGCTATTTTAA
- a CDS encoding PAS domain S-box protein: protein MTELEEKYYLASTTDKDGIILSASKAFCEISGYSKEELIGKNHNIVRHPDTKKETFSTMWETINSGKIWKGKIKNLKKDGGFFWADSTIEPVFDENANIIKYKAIRFDITDKIELLNQQALNFKVINDFKLLVDTANIGIAFLNYAGLFVEVNPYIVNLLGYKEKELYKIGCMDLTAEEFLENNITILENIKNSDEAVKSIKQCIKGDGSLVWVEATYKIFDKERILLVLKDIEPYKQLEENNKLMLAQSKQAGMGELLSMVAHQWRQPLTTLITILSKMKIKYSLGNLSKNDFENDFAKAKSTVFHLSKTIDTFYEYFKEKQGNKISITMLLDSVNGIIEPILEVHEISTILECEDDDLLVDDRVDQVILNIFQNAKDVLIKNNIDTAKFIKVTIFVNEAKMLVIRISDNAGGIPEDIQHNIFDPYFSTKSKNGSGLGLYMSKNIVETQIGGKLSAYNTESGACFEILIPQN from the coding sequence ATGACTGAACTTGAAGAAAAGTACTATCTTGCAAGTACTACCGATAAGGATGGCATTATCCTAAGTGCTAGTAAAGCTTTTTGCGAAATAAGCGGTTACTCAAAAGAGGAGCTAATAGGTAAAAATCACAATATTGTTCGCCATCCTGATACAAAAAAAGAAACTTTTAGTACTATGTGGGAGACTATAAATAGTGGAAAAATTTGGAAAGGTAAGATAAAAAACCTTAAAAAAGATGGAGGTTTTTTCTGGGCAGACTCTACTATAGAGCCTGTTTTTGATGAAAATGCAAATATAATAAAATATAAAGCCATCCGCTTTGACATCACAGATAAAATAGAACTCTTAAACCAACAAGCACTAAACTTTAAAGTTATTAATGATTTTAAATTACTTGTAGATACAGCCAATATTGGTATAGCATTTTTAAACTATGCTGGGCTTTTTGTAGAAGTAAACCCTTACATCGTAAATCTACTTGGCTACAAAGAAAAAGAACTTTATAAGATAGGATGTATGGATCTTACAGCTGAAGAGTTTTTAGAAAACAATATCACTATATTAGAAAACATAAAAAACTCAGATGAAGCAGTAAAAAGTATAAAACAGTGCATCAAAGGTGATGGTTCACTTGTTTGGGTTGAGGCTACGTACAAAATATTTGATAAAGAAAGAATACTTTTAGTTTTAAAAGATATAGAACCCTATAAACAACTTGAAGAGAACAACAAACTAATGCTTGCACAGTCAAAACAAGCTGGAATGGGTGAGCTTTTATCCATGGTAGCACATCAATGGAGACAACCACTAACAACACTCATAACAATACTCTCAAAGATGAAAATAAAATACTCACTAGGAAATCTCTCTAAAAACGACTTTGAAAATGATTTTGCCAAAGCTAAATCTACTGTATTTCATCTCTCTAAAACTATAGATACTTTTTATGAATACTTCAAAGAAAAACAAGGAAACAAAATCTCCATAACTATGCTCTTAGATAGCGTAAATGGCATAATCGAACCTATCTTAGAAGTACATGAGATAAGTACTATTTTAGAGTGTGAAGATGATGATTTATTGGTTGATGATAGAGTTGATCAAGTTATCTTAAACATATTTCAAAATGCTAAAGATGTTTTGATAAAAAATAATATCGATACTGCAAAATTCATCAAAGTAACTATATTTGTAAATGAAGCAAAAATGCTTGTTATTCGCATAAGTGACAACGCAGGAGGAATACCCGAAGATATACAACACAACATCTTTGACCCATATTTTTCAACTAAATCAAAAAATGGTTCAGGACTTGGTCTTTATATGTCTAAAAATATTGTAGAGACTCAAATTGGCGGAAAGTTAAGTGCATACAACACCGAAAGTGGTGCATGCTTTGAAATACTAATACCACAAAATTAA
- a CDS encoding response regulator yields the protein MSKKVVFVDDSKAVLASVELAVEELVNNKSIIFYTFSNPVEFLEKVKAGLMDYDMLFTDINMPQMTGLELARNLKSIDSLRQKPILALTTENSAEIKQTGKEIGIAGWVVKPFSNEKIVMAVKKVLGI from the coding sequence ATGTCAAAAAAAGTAGTATTTGTTGATGATAGTAAAGCTGTTTTAGCTTCAGTGGAGTTGGCTGTAGAAGAGTTGGTAAATAACAAAAGTATAATTTTTTATACATTCTCAAATCCAGTTGAGTTTTTAGAAAAAGTAAAGGCTGGGCTTATGGACTATGATATGTTATTTACAGATATAAATATGCCACAAATGACAGGTCTTGAACTTGCAAGAAATTTAAAATCAATAGATTCTCTAAGACAAAAGCCTATCTTGGCTCTAACTACAGAAAATTCTGCTGAGATTAAACAAACTGGTAAAGAGATTGGCATAGCTGGATGGGTTGTAAAACCTTTTAGCAATGAAAAAATTGTTATGGCAGTAAAAAAAGTTTTAGGGATTTAA
- a CDS encoding chemotaxis protein CheW, translating to MAVTQNATSKNKVVASSAEKYLSFEINGEMYAVEILDVKEIIAMMKFTKVPKMPEFVKGVINLRGLVIPIIDIRSKFEIQELEYTERTTIIIGIVDTNLIGFIVDRTADVLNISESELSPSPKFGTAIDTTFLKSMAKTSNGVVMIVDLKKIFSESELNNVREIQTKQENFGEKI from the coding sequence ATGGCGGTAACGCAAAATGCAACAAGCAAAAACAAAGTCGTTGCATCTAGTGCTGAGAAGTATCTTTCATTTGAGATAAACGGTGAAATGTATGCAGTTGAAATACTAGATGTCAAAGAGATTATTGCGATGATGAAATTTACAAAAGTGCCAAAGATGCCAGAGTTTGTAAAAGGAGTTATAAACCTTAGAGGCTTGGTTATTCCCATCATTGACATAAGATCAAAATTTGAGATACAAGAGTTAGAATATACTGAGAGAACTACCATAATCATAGGCATAGTAGATACTAATCTTATAGGATTTATTGTAGATAGAACAGCAGATGTACTAAACATAAGCGAGAGCGAATTGTCACCATCACCAAAGTTTGGTACAGCCATTGACACAACATTTTTAAAATCTATGGCAAAAACAAGTAACGGTGTAGTAATGATAGTTGATTTGAAAAAAATATTTTCAGAATCTGAACTCAATAATGTAAGAGAAATACAAACAAAACAAGAAAACTTTGGAGAAAAAATATGA
- a CDS encoding methyl-accepting chemotaxis protein: protein MKMTFTQKLSMIIAVLVIVSGAIAWFGINGAGKINDSLNDLVDNEAKKVALSARIQQNVLEMQRAEKNLILATTLEDMDAFTKAFEAAQDEADKKREELRNLVSDEMKSVLDDFRAKYTSYVDTFKQVSALTRENSNVKAKVLLNGDAKVSIDKVDKLTDELRKTISQNLNKKLDEKSRTQIKSLAYISSIESNILKSIRDAGRAIIAVDEEEIASYVKSSNNFLTLAYTQTGTLKRSVDKADRDLVEKTIIAMAEYDKIQSAILELTSKNSNQRAMALSQTKAREYVSQARELITKVAQENEVAMNQAKAKSDVDYSDIKNLNIGVAIGGILIALIIAYFMVRQMMNLINNSVNSVSEGAEQVASASNQISSSSQQLAEGAQEQAASVEEITSSLTELKATIEQNSENAREADILGKDANESAKMGYDHIQNLSKSMTEINDSSRRIANIIKTIDEIAFQTNLLALNAAVEAARAGEHGLGFAVVAEEVRNLARRSAEAAKDTANIIEQSIADVQKGNQITEQTNSAFVDILDKVKKSGDIVGEIAIASKEQATGINQLSEAMSQVDSVTQVIASNSEESAAASEEMSAQAITMKGTIAELASIFGILTEESNKLAISNAHTTKQSTPTSHFNGAKKATLSVPTSKKPSDIMPLDDDDLREF from the coding sequence ATGAAAATGACATTTACTCAAAAATTATCTATGATAATTGCGGTGTTGGTTATAGTGAGTGGTGCTATAGCTTGGTTTGGTATTAATGGAGCTGGAAAAATCAACGATAGCTTAAATGATCTAGTGGACAATGAAGCTAAAAAAGTAGCACTTAGTGCAAGAATCCAACAAAATGTTCTTGAGATGCAAAGAGCTGAAAAAAATCTTATTTTAGCGACTACTTTAGAAGATATGGATGCTTTTACAAAAGCTTTTGAAGCAGCACAAGATGAAGCTGACAAAAAAAGAGAAGAGCTTAGAAATTTAGTAAGCGATGAGATGAAAAGTGTTTTAGATGATTTTAGAGCTAAATACACTTCTTATGTAGATACTTTTAAACAAGTATCAGCATTAACTAGAGAAAACTCTAATGTTAAAGCTAAAGTACTTTTAAATGGAGATGCAAAAGTTTCTATAGATAAAGTTGATAAACTAACAGATGAATTGAGAAAAACTATTTCACAAAACTTAAACAAAAAACTTGATGAAAAATCAAGAACTCAAATAAAATCACTTGCTTACATTTCATCAATAGAATCAAATATTTTAAAATCTATTAGAGATGCAGGAAGAGCTATTATTGCAGTTGATGAAGAAGAGATTGCTAGTTATGTTAAAAGCTCAAATAATTTTTTAACTCTAGCTTATACTCAAACAGGGACTCTAAAGAGAAGTGTTGATAAAGCAGATAGAGACTTAGTTGAAAAAACAATTATTGCAATGGCTGAGTATGACAAAATTCAATCAGCTATTTTAGAACTAACAAGCAAAAACTCAAACCAAAGAGCAATGGCACTCTCTCAAACAAAAGCAAGAGAATATGTTAGCCAAGCAAGAGAGCTAATCACTAAAGTTGCTCAAGAAAATGAAGTAGCTATGAATCAAGCAAAAGCAAAAAGTGATGTTGATTATTCTGATATAAAAAATCTAAACATTGGTGTTGCAATTGGTGGTATTTTAATAGCATTAATCATAGCGTATTTCATGGTTAGACAGATGATGAACCTCATCAACAACAGTGTAAACAGTGTAAGTGAAGGTGCTGAACAAGTAGCAAGTGCATCTAATCAAATAAGCTCGTCTTCTCAACAACTAGCTGAAGGCGCTCAAGAACAAGCTGCATCTGTAGAAGAAATAACAAGTTCTCTTACTGAACTAAAAGCGACTATTGAGCAAAATAGTGAAAATGCTCGTGAAGCAGATATCTTAGGTAAAGATGCAAATGAGTCTGCGAAGATGGGTTATGATCATATCCAAAACCTAAGTAAATCAATGACAGAAATTAATGATAGTAGTAGAAGAATAGCAAATATCATTAAAACTATTGATGAGATTGCATTTCAAACAAACTTACTTGCGCTAAATGCAGCAGTTGAAGCGGCTCGTGCTGGTGAACATGGTTTAGGTTTTGCGGTTGTTGCAGAAGAGGTAAGAAACCTTGCAAGAAGAAGTGCTGAAGCTGCTAAAGATACTGCAAACATTATAGAACAGTCAATCGCTGATGTTCAAAAAGGTAATCAAATCACAGAACAAACAAACAGTGCCTTTGTTGATATTTTAGATAAAGTTAAAAAATCAGGTGATATTGTAGGAGAAATTGCAATAGCTTCAAAAGAACAAGCTACAGGTATAAATCAACTAAGTGAAGCTATGAGTCAAGTTGATTCTGTTACTCAAGTTATTGCGAGTAATTCTGAAGAGAGTGCAGCAGCAAGTGAAGAGATGAGTGCTCAAGCTATTACTATGAAAGGTACTATCGCTGAATTAGCTTCTATTTTTGGCATCTTGACAGAAGAGTCTAACAAACTAGCAATTTCTAATGCACATACAACAAAACAAAGTACACCAACTTCACATTTTAATGGAGCTAAAAAAGCTACACTTAGTGTACCTACTAGCAAAAAACCATCTGATATTATGCCTTTAGATGATGATGATTTAAGAGAGTTCTAA
- a CDS encoding chemotaxis protein CheA → MNKQDRVMEIFLVECREILEEVAPKLLDLEDSPDDKEIINDIFRGIHTLKGNANSFGFTKLGGFVHYFEDLLSIYRKEDAHLEKNIVDLFIRAFDIVEQVFSYEEQGREDYPEYYNEILDEIKNALSYTQTDAKEVKILDEIVTSSTYEHNEKIDVDALVEMLKHTEFDYKNEDFSDKKIFKVDMNLDNDIYLRGYNHQIFFRLLKDLGDILYSTYTVDANVPTLDSFDTELSYIKQVSIYLLTQVDTIEIEDVFEFIAEEHEVNITEITLENIKGIMQNRVQEVKEVQETKKEAEVANDSNLKAYTPEKAKSSIRVESSKLDELFDSIGELVIAQSYISQNEEIRSINNQELNQYLDMLGKSTRIIQNKVMGLRMMPIRDTFLKMKRVVRDVSQKTSKDIELILSGEETEVDKTMVDKLSEPLIHLLRNSVDHGIESNVQTRVEAGKEANGKIWLEASHRGSSFVIEIKDDGRGIDKDVILKKAIEKGIAKEGMTYTDEEIIHFIFAAGFSTASSITDVSGRGVGLDAVKRSIDELKGKIVVETKLGVGTTFKIILPLTLAIIDGLTVRLANETLIVPTLSVVESFSPVLSDIKNVKSRGEFIDFRGEILPIVRLNKLLNLNDEMIPFEDSTLICVDHERGRFILQVNELLGRQQVVIKSLGILASNSKEISGVAILGTGNIALILNVEGIRDYLDAEVSS, encoded by the coding sequence ATGAATAAGCAAGATAGAGTAATGGAAATATTTCTAGTTGAGTGTAGAGAGATTTTAGAAGAAGTAGCACCTAAACTTTTAGACCTTGAGGACTCTCCTGATGATAAAGAAATCATAAATGATATCTTTAGAGGGATACACACCCTAAAAGGAAATGCAAACTCTTTTGGCTTTACAAAACTTGGCGGCTTTGTTCACTACTTTGAAGATTTACTCTCTATATACAGAAAAGAAGATGCTCATTTAGAAAAAAACATAGTAGATTTATTTATCCGTGCTTTTGATATTGTTGAACAAGTTTTTAGTTATGAAGAACAAGGGCGTGAAGATTATCCAGAGTATTACAATGAGATTTTAGATGAGATAAAAAATGCTCTCTCATACACTCAAACAGATGCTAAAGAAGTAAAAATTTTAGATGAAATAGTAACTTCTAGCACTTATGAACACAATGAAAAGATAGATGTAGATGCACTAGTAGAGATGCTAAAACACACAGAGTTTGACTACAAAAATGAAGATTTTTCAGATAAGAAGATTTTTAAAGTAGATATGAACCTTGACAATGACATCTACCTAAGAGGGTATAATCATCAGATATTTTTTAGACTATTAAAAGATCTTGGAGATATTTTATATAGCACTTACACAGTAGATGCAAATGTGCCGACTTTAGATAGTTTTGATACTGAGTTATCTTACATAAAACAAGTTAGCATCTATCTTTTAACTCAAGTAGATACCATAGAGATAGAAGATGTTTTTGAGTTTATAGCAGAAGAACATGAGGTAAATATAACAGAAATAACACTTGAGAATATAAAAGGCATAATGCAAAATAGAGTTCAAGAAGTTAAAGAAGTTCAAGAAACTAAAAAAGAAGCAGAAGTTGCAAACGATAGCAATCTAAAAGCTTACACTCCTGAAAAAGCAAAAAGTTCTATAAGAGTTGAGTCTTCAAAACTAGATGAGCTTTTTGACTCAATCGGAGAACTTGTTATTGCTCAAAGTTATATATCTCAAAATGAAGAGATTCGCTCTATAAACAATCAAGAGTTAAACCAATACTTAGATATGTTGGGAAAATCAACAAGAATCATCCAAAACAAAGTTATGGGTCTTAGAATGATGCCTATTCGTGATACTTTTTTAAAGATGAAAAGAGTAGTTCGTGATGTTAGTCAAAAAACATCAAAAGATATAGAACTGATTTTAAGCGGAGAAGAGACTGAAGTTGATAAAACTATGGTCGATAAACTCTCTGAACCACTTATTCATCTGCTTAGAAACTCTGTTGATCATGGTATTGAGAGCAATGTTCAAACAAGAGTAGAAGCAGGTAAAGAAGCAAATGGAAAAATTTGGCTTGAAGCATCTCACAGAGGAAGCTCTTTTGTTATAGAGATTAAAGATGATGGAAGAGGAATTGACAAAGATGTCATACTCAAAAAAGCCATTGAAAAAGGTATAGCAAAAGAAGGGATGACTTATACAGATGAGGAAATCATACACTTTATTTTTGCAGCAGGTTTCTCAACTGCATCTAGCATAACTGATGTAAGTGGAAGAGGCGTAGGACTAGATGCAGTTAAAAGATCCATAGATGAGCTAAAAGGTAAGATAGTAGTTGAGACTAAACTTGGCGTAGGTACAACTTTTAAAATTATTTTGCCTCTTACCCTAGCTATTATTGATGGGCTTACGGTTAGACTAGCAAATGAGACGCTTATAGTTCCAACACTCTCCGTTGTAGAGTCTTTTAGTCCTGTTTTAAGTGATATAAAAAATGTAAAAAGCAGAGGCGAATTTATAGACTTTAGAGGTGAAATACTTCCAATAGTAAGACTTAACAAACTTTTAAATTTAAATGATGAAATGATACCTTTTGAAGACTCTACTCTTATTTGTGTTGATCATGAAAGAGGAAGATTTATACTACAAGTAAATGAACTTTTAGGGCGACAACAAGTTGTTATAAAATCTCTTGGCATCTTAGCAAGCAACTCAAAAGAGATATCTGGTGTGGCTATTTTAGGAACTGGAAATATCGCTTTAATTTTAAATGTTGAGGGAATAAGAGATTACCTAGATGCAGAAGTTTCATCGTGA
- a CDS encoding protein-glutamate O-methyltransferase CheR, producing the protein MIVSAYQISNAEFKALSELVYKEVGIHLAEHKIMLVRSRLSKRLRELGLTSFKSYYNYLIEDNTGEEIIMLINAISTNVTSFFREQSQWDFLEKEIKVIEDKKEKKLRIWSAACSSGQEPYTIAIFLLSTLKNPQSWDIKILATDISEDILKKAIAGIYSQQEIGALPKNMLNKFFDKRKMQTKQGEGIFYEIKAFVKNMIIFRSFNLVYGQYSILPPKFDMIFCRNVMIYFDKETKNGVVTNLSTKLLKNGLFFIGHSESLVTMKDGVLKLDKPSIYRKQV; encoded by the coding sequence GTGATAGTATCTGCTTATCAAATCTCCAATGCTGAGTTTAAAGCACTAAGCGAATTAGTATATAAAGAAGTTGGAATTCATCTAGCTGAGCATAAAATCATGCTTGTTAGAAGTAGATTATCAAAACGTTTAAGAGAGCTGGGTCTTACATCTTTTAAGTCTTATTATAACTATCTTATAGAAGATAATACCGGCGAAGAAATCATTATGCTTATAAATGCAATAAGCACAAATGTTACAAGCTTTTTTAGAGAACAGTCTCAATGGGATTTTCTTGAAAAAGAGATAAAAGTGATAGAAGATAAAAAAGAAAAAAAACTAAGAATATGGTCAGCGGCTTGTTCTAGCGGTCAAGAACCTTATACCATAGCTATCTTTTTACTCTCTACTTTAAAAAATCCTCAAAGTTGGGATATAAAAATTTTAGCTACTGATATATCTGAAGATATTTTAAAAAAAGCTATTGCAGGAATTTACTCTCAACAAGAGATAGGCGCTTTACCAAAAAATATGTTAAATAAATTTTTCGACAAACGTAAGATGCAGACAAAACAAGGCGAAGGAATCTTTTATGAGATAAAAGCTTTTGTTAAAAATATGATTATTTTTAGAAGTTTCAACCTTGTTTATGGACAATACTCAATACTGCCTCCAAAATTTGACATGATATTTTGTAGAAATGTGATGATATATTTTGATAAAGAGACAAAAAATGGAGTTGTTACAAACTTATCTACAAAACTTTTAAAAAATGGTCTATTTTTTATAGGTCATAGTGAGAGTTTAGTGACGATGAAAGATGGTGTTTTAAAACTAGACAAACCATCAATATATAGAAAACAAGTATAA
- a CDS encoding HAMP domain-containing sensor histidine kinase: MCLHEMSNEMLLQEIKSRFTERDLIINDSKVMLKNLEEVNKKLSKSEENRSKFMSIIKNEFNNPLFSMISLSKSLLKSSDDEKIQFIGSSLYEESLMLNFQIKNIITAAEIESGTIDIQTSKIDFSDIILQVKEELQYPIKNKKINLEIDVLSEADIYADREKIYLIILNLVSNAIEFSPANSIVVVEVVEEIDDFKIIVKDFGEGIAEGEKENIFKRFHQAHSGMNRAHRGQGIGLSVVQDLVELLNGVVKFQSQILKYTVFEISIPKSLSNEESLFDDDDFLFNTSDDGNGTF; this comes from the coding sequence ATGTGTTTACATGAAATGTCAAATGAGATGCTACTCCAAGAGATTAAAAGTAGATTTACAGAAAGAGACCTTATAATCAACGATAGTAAAGTTATGCTAAAAAATCTCGAAGAAGTAAATAAAAAACTCTCAAAATCTGAAGAAAACAGAAGCAAATTTATGTCAATCATAAAAAATGAGTTTAATAATCCTCTCTTTAGTATGATAAGCCTCTCAAAATCTCTACTAAAATCAAGCGATGATGAAAAGATTCAGTTTATAGGTAGTTCACTTTATGAAGAGTCTTTAATGCTTAATTTTCAAATAAAAAACATTATAACAGCAGCAGAGATAGAGTCTGGAACTATAGATATACAAACATCAAAAATAGATTTTTCAGATATTATTCTTCAAGTAAAAGAAGAGCTTCAGTATCCCATCAAAAATAAAAAAATAAACCTTGAAATAGATGTTTTAAGTGAAGCTGATATCTACGCAGATAGAGAAAAAATATATCTCATCATTTTAAACCTTGTGTCAAATGCTATAGAATTTTCACCTGCTAACTCCATAGTTGTTGTTGAAGTAGTTGAAGAAATAGATGATTTTAAAATCATTGTAAAAGATTTTGGCGAAGGAATTGCTGAGGGAGAAAAAGAAAATATTTTCAAGAGATTTCATCAAGCACACAGCGGTATGAATAGAGCGCATAGAGGTCAAGGTATTGGTCTTTCTGTTGTTCAAGATTTGGTTGAGCTATTAAATGGTGTAGTAAAATTTCAAAGTCAGATTTTAAAATATACTGTTTTTGAAATCTCTATACCAAAATCACTATCAAATGAAGAGTCTCTTTTTGATGATGATGATTTTTTGTTTAATACATCTGATGATGGTAACGGTACATTCTAA
- a CDS encoding chemotaxis protein CheD, with the protein MELERKYIHSGQLFVAVRPTIINTVLGSCIAVCLYDAKMQISGMNHYLLPLWNNEGLASPKYGNIAIAKLIEAMEAVGCQRKDMIAKVFGGASPNNFDNSKSLLVGEKNVQIAHHMLNQEKIKIVASDLGGLKGRKISLESNTGKILLKYVQKTQ; encoded by the coding sequence ATGGAACTAGAGCGTAAGTACATTCATTCTGGGCAACTTTTTGTAGCAGTTCGTCCTACTATTATAAATACTGTTTTAGGATCTTGCATAGCTGTATGTTTGTATGATGCAAAAATGCAAATTTCTGGAATGAACCATTATTTACTCCCTTTATGGAACAACGAAGGATTGGCTAGTCCAAAATATGGAAATATTGCTATAGCAAAACTTATAGAAGCTATGGAAGCTGTTGGATGCCAAAGAAAAGACATGATAGCCAAAGTATTTGGCGGAGCTAGTCCAAACAACTTTGACAATTCAAAAAGCTTGCTTGTTGGTGAAAAGAACGTACAAATAGCACATCATATGCTTAATCAAGAAAAAATCAAAATAGTAGCAAGTGACTTAGGCGGACTTAAGGGAAGAAAAATCTCCCTTGAATCAAATACAGGTAAAATACTGCTAAAATACGTTCAAAAAACACAATAA
- a CDS encoding chemotaxis response regulator protein-glutamate methylesterase — translation MAIRVLIVDDSATARTVLSDALSKDKEIEVIATAPDAYVARDKIINLKPDVVCLDVEMPRMDGVSFLRKLMKYFPVPVLMVSSLTQEGSQVTLDALEAGAIDFIAKPHSNIYDGIDEIHNELIAKVKMVASSNINAKIKSTKAKLDASTSTKKVYSLAQTTNKLIAIGASTGGTVALADLISKLPKNIPGVIIVQHMPGGFTNSFAQRLNSISEVEVKEAEDGDIIGKGRVLVVPGNLHAVVRRDGGNYRVKLGTGKKVSGHRPSVDVLFNSVASHVGANAIGLILTGMGSDGAKGMLNMKQHGALTIAQDEKSSVVWGMPKVAFEIGGVDFVEPLDNIVDKIVDLLNNK, via the coding sequence ATGGCAATTAGAGTTTTAATAGTAGATGATAGTGCAACTGCTAGAACTGTACTCTCAGATGCTCTAAGCAAAGACAAAGAGATAGAGGTAATAGCAACCGCACCAGATGCTTATGTAGCTAGAGATAAAATAATAAACTTAAAACCTGATGTTGTTTGTCTTGATGTTGAGATGCCACGAATGGATGGAGTTAGTTTTTTAAGAAAACTTATGAAGTACTTTCCAGTTCCTGTTTTGATGGTATCTTCACTTACACAAGAAGGTTCACAAGTTACCCTAGATGCATTAGAAGCTGGTGCGATAGACTTTATAGCCAAACCACACTCAAATATTTATGATGGGATTGATGAGATTCACAATGAACTAATTGCCAAAGTTAAAATGGTTGCAAGTTCAAACATAAACGCAAAAATAAAATCTACAAAAGCAAAACTAGATGCTTCAACATCTACAAAAAAAGTTTATAGCTTAGCCCAAACCACAAACAAACTTATAGCCATAGGAGCATCTACAGGTGGAACTGTAGCTTTAGCTGACCTCATAAGTAAACTGCCAAAAAATATACCTGGGGTTATCATAGTTCAACATATGCCAGGAGGTTTTACAAACTCTTTTGCTCAAAGACTAAATAGCATCTCTGAAGTTGAAGTAAAAGAAGCAGAAGATGGAGATATTATCGGTAAAGGAAGAGTTTTGGTAGTGCCTGGAAATCTTCACGCTGTTGTTCGTAGAGATGGAGGAAACTATAGAGTAAAACTTGGAACTGGGAAAAAAGTAAGCGGACACAGACCATCTGTTGATGTTTTGTTTAACTCTGTTGCTTCTCATGTTGGAGCAAATGCGATAGGGCTTATACTTACAGGCATGGGAAGTGATGGAGCAAAAGGGATGCTAAACATGAAACAACATGGTGCTTTAACAATAGCTCAAGATGAGAAAAGTTCTGTTGTGTGGGGAATGCCAAAAGTAGCTTTTGAAATAGGTGGTGTGGATTTTGTTGAACCACTTGATAATATAGTTGACAAAATAGTTGACTTACTAAATAATAAATAG